In Rhipicephalus microplus isolate Deutch F79 chromosome 9, USDA_Rmic, whole genome shotgun sequence, one genomic interval encodes:
- the LOC119163283 gene encoding DNA-binding protein inhibitor ID-1: MTMKAQNEQQQAISRCLAKVAEGRVGRNGRKERDLNQEEMHSLLAKLKELVPNMPRNKKLSKLEIIQNVIDYILDLQIALETHPANRSSSHPAGSSTSPARQPLGALPPSANAVANTCSAQEVTHTDKIPSHLVDLMSAVVPPSRPVSC; this comes from the exons ATGACCATGAAGGCGCAAAACGAGCAGCAGCAAGCGATCAGCCGGTGCCTCGCCAAGGTGGCCGAAGGCCGCGTTGGCCGCAATGGCCGCAAGGAGCGCGACCTGAATCAGGAAGAAATGCACTCGCTGCTCGCCAAGCTCAAGGAGCTGGTGCCCAACATGCCGCGCAACAAGAAGCTCAGCAAGCTGGAGATCATCCAGAATGTGATCGACTACATCCTCGACCTGCAGATCGCCCTCGAGACGCACCCCGCGAACCGCTCCTCGTCGCATCCGGCGGGATCTAGCACGAGTCCGGCGCGGCAACCCCTCGGCGCTCTACCCCCTTCTGCGAACGCCGTGGCGAACACTTGCTCCGCGCAGGAG GTGACCCACACAGACAAGATACCGAGTCACCTCGTCGACCTGATGTCCGCGGTGGTACCGCCGTCGCGCCCGGTCTCGTGCTAG